The stretch of DNA TAATCAGTAACCGGTAACCAGTAATTGCACAGTTGAGCAGTGATTACCGATTACCGATTACCGATTACTGATTACTGATTACTGATATAAGATTGTGCCATGCGTATCCCAATCACCATGTGCCACGGCTGCGGCGGCGGCCCGAGGCCCCTCGACGCCGAACGGTTCGAGCGTTACTTCGCCATCGCGCGAAGGCTGGGCTTCGAGTCGATCTCGTACGACGACCTGGCCGCCTGGCGGTTCGAGGGCGCTGCCCTGCCCGGGCGGCCGATCATGTTCGACTTCGACCACGCAGCCGTTTCGATCCGCCACCAGATCATGCCCGTCATGGCAGCGGCGGGATATCGCGGCAACCTGTTCGTCCACACTGAGCCGCTGGAGCAGATGCACGCCGGGCCGATACCAGCGCACGACGAGCGGTCTTACATGACCTGGGACGAGATCGGCGAGTTGGTCGCCGGCGGCTGGCACATCGGCGCCCACACGCACACGCACCCGAACCTTTCGGCGCTGGCGATGAAAGATCCCAGCGGCGAGGCGATAGCCGTCGAACTGCAGACCAACGACGATCTGCTGCGGCGGCGCCTGGGTGTCGTGCCGCGCGACTTCGCCTTTACCGGCACGAGCTGGTCGAGCCAGGCCTACCGCCTGGTGCAAAGGCGATACCGCTTCGGGCGGCTGTGGATTATCGGGGCGATGTACGAAGCCGACGGCAAGGCGATCCGCTACGCCGACCTCGTCGGCGCGCCCGGGGCGGACGAAGCAGACGGCGGCCCGCCGGCGGCCGCGAGATACATCACAGAGCAGACGCCGCCGCACATGCTGCCGGCAATGGAACTGCAGGAGTTGATTCACGATTACGGGGCGTTCGAGGCGTATCTGACTGCCGCGCTCTAGCGGGGGATGTCTCACCGCAGAGTTCGCGGAGGACGCAGAGAAGACGGACAAGGAAGGGGAATGATGGAATAATGGAATCCTGCACCAAGCCGACGTTCCATTATTCCATTATTCCATTGTTCCTTCTCTTCAGCTTTCTCTGCGTCCTCTGCGATCTCTGCGGTGAGTCGCTTTTGCGGCTAGAACGCCATCGCGTACAGGTCCCAGACGATATGCGAGCCGATGGCGATTCCCAGGCCGCGGTGGACGTAGATCGTGCCCCAGAGCAGCCCGGCCAGCAGCAGGAAGAAGAACCTCTGCCAGGCAAACCCTTCCGGCGTCGCCAGGCCGCCCCAGTGACACAGGGCGAAAACGATCGCCGAGACCGTCACCGCCACCATCAGCACCGGGCGCTGGGGCATCTCGAAGAGGTCCACGAAGATCGCCAGCGCCACGCTGATCAGCACCAGGCGGAAGAAGAACTCTTCGTAGATTCCCGCACCGACGGCCTGGGTCACCAGGTGCAGCGCGGTGGCCGCGGATGTGGCAGCCTGGGACGTCTGGGCCGCCATGAACCCCAGCAGGAACGACAGCGCCACCAGCGGCAGCGTCCAGAGGATGGACTCGACGGCCATCCCGATCAGGACGGCCGGTTCCAGGCGCCACGGCGCCCGGGTGCGCCAGTGGGCCACCAGCAGCGTCGAGACGATCAGCAGGCTCGACAGATGCACCGCCGAGGCGCCCAGGTGCTGAAATACGAAATTGAAGTAGTAAGGCACGACCAGTCCGCTGGGGTGCCACGCGGCGACCATGTGGAAGCCCAGCAGCGGCAGCGTGATGAACATGAGGATATTCCAGGCCTGGCGGGACTGTGCGAAGTATCCCAGTTCATCCGGGCGGATGTTCTTGTCAGAGGCAGTCATTGGCGGCATTATCGCCGACGCGCCGCGCGTTGCCAATGGGGATCAGAAGCTTTGCCTATTTCCCGGCCAGTTTCCCTGCAATCTGGGCGACGTGGCGCCCTTGATATTTCGCGATGGTCAGTTCGTTCTCGCTGGGTTGGCGCGAGCCGTCGACGTCGGCCAGCGTGGTGGCGCCGTAGGGCGTTCCGCCGGTGATTTCTTTCATGTTGAGCAGGTGCGTCTCACCGTAAGGCACGCCGACGATGATCATGCCCAGGTGCAGCAGCGTGGTGTGGAAGCTGGTGATGGTCGTCTCCTGCCCACCGTGCTGGGTGGCGGTCGAGGCGAAAACGCTGCCGATCTTGCCCACCAGCGACCCGTTCAGCCACAGCCGCGTGGTGCGGTCGAGAAAGTTGCGCATCTGGGCGCACATGTTGCCAAAGCGCGTGGGCGTGCCGAAGATCAGCGCGTCGGCCTCGGGAAGGCGGTCGACCTCGGCGATGGGAATGTGCGAGAAGGCCTCGCGCGCCTGCTTGGCGCCGGATTTCTCCAGCGCCTCCTCGGGCACCAGTTCGGGCACTTGAAACAGGGAAACCTCCGCCCCGTCGACCTCGCGTGCTCCGGAGGCCACCGCCTCAGCCATTTTGTAGATGTGCCCATACATGCTGTAGAAGATGATCTGGATTTTCATGCGTAGAACTCCTTTGTGGGATTATAGGCCCCGCGGTTCGGGTGCCGTGGCGGGGAGGCCCGAAGGGCCGGACAGCCACGATCCCCGCATCGCAGCAGAGTCCGTCGTGGCTGTCGGGCTTCGCCCTCCCGCCACAGCACCATCAGCAAGCAGCGCTCGGGGCGTCAATCGCTTTCGTCAGTCGGCGGTTCCTGACTGCCGGCTGCCGGTTCCCCGGGCAAGGCCAGTTCAGAAATGATTCTCGCCACGCGGGTTGGGCCCAGGCCGCGGACGTGTTCCAGGTCCGCGCGGGTGCGGAACGTCTTGCCGCCGCTGCGGTAGTCCACGATGGCCTGGGCGTACGCCGGGCCGATCCCGTGCAGGCGGCGAAGGGAGCCCACCGATGCCGTATTGGGGTCGATCTTCTCGCGGATGCGAGCCTGGGCTTGTTCGTTTGGTGGCGGCAGGGACTGGATCCAATCGAACTGGCTCAAAGCGGAAGACACGATCATGGCCGCGGCCGCCAGCACGCACAGGATCAGGATGGTGGACGTTTCCCGGGCTGTCCAGAGCAGATCGAATCGCCGGCGATGGTCAGGGGTGTTCATCGCTGGGGGCCGGTGCGGCAGGGGCCGGACCGCGCTGACCGGCCAGGAAGTTGTTGCGGAAGTTGCGCAGTTCGCGGCAAGCGAGTTTGGGTTCGGCCGGATCGTGGCAGAGCCCGCCGTGGGGGATGTAGTGCGGGGTGGTGTCCGACAGGTCGCGCCAGCAGAGGCTCTCGACGAAGGGCTTGGACAGGCTCACGCGGAAGAACGCCTGCAGCCACTCGGCCTGGAGGCGCTGCGACCACGGGGCATGCCACTGCCCGGCCCGCACGATCGACTCCTTGCCCTCCCACGCGTCGGCGGGGTCGGCGGTGATGTCCGAGGGCACGCCGCAAGCCGTCACGTGAACGGGCTTGCTGAGGCTGATGAACTCGTCGAGCAGGGCGCTGATCTGCATGAAGTCGCGCACACAGAACCCGTCCATCGCCACGCCCATGAACATCTGCAGACCGAAGGAGTCAAACTTGACGCCGCTCTGGACGGCCATGTCGGCGTAGAGCATCGGCGGGATGGTGCGCTGGTTTCGGGCGTAGTACTCGCCCCAAGGCAGGACCAGCTCGATCATCACCTGGCTGCGCGGGGCCATCTTCTTGACCAGCAGGCAGGTCATCCGCGTCAGCTCCATGAGCTGCTCGAAATTCAGGTTGAAGGCGTTGTGGGCGTGAATGCCCGAGACCACGTTCCACACCTGCACCTGCTTGCTGTAGCGCTGCACGATGCGGCTGGCGTGCTCGAACACCAGCTCGCGCAGCGAGTCGAAGTCGTTCTCCCAGATGTACAGCCACTCCGGCACCGTCGCCGGGTCGAAGCTCAGCAGAGGCCCCGAGTGGATGGGCTTCTTGTGCTGCACGCCCCACTTGATCCAGTTGTCTGCCGCGGTGTAATCGTACTGCCGCTCCTTGGGCTCGATCTGCTTCCAGGGCAGCGGGATGCTGACGAAGTCGCACATCTCGCGAACACGGGTGCGGTAGTTGTCGGCGGTCTGGGCCAGGTCGATCTCACAGCCGAAAGTGGCCTTGGCGGCCGCCGGCGCCCGCCGGCGCGTCAGGAAGATGTCGGCGTGGAACAGGGCGGCCTTTTCGCCCAGCGTGACAGTCTGTTCGAGGGCCTGGTCGGCCAGGGCGGCGGCCTCGGCGGGGTCGGCCGGTTTAAGCGACCGGGCGAACTTGCGGCGGACCTCGTCGAATTCCTTGTTGAGGCTCTCGGCGCCGACGTAGTCGAAGAGTCCCCAGTCTTCGCGTTTCTGGGCCAGGCGCATGATCTGCCCGCGGGCGATCTCGACGTTGAGGTTGTACGGCTCGCCCCGCTCGGGCAGGCGCGTGGTCGGCAGCATGAACGTGCCCGACGATCCGGCGTGCCACAGCAGCGCCAACCCGCAGGCCCCGGGGGCGTGCTTCATGCAGGAGATCTGCCCGTTGCTGGCCGCCAGGTCGGCGCGGACGGGAATATTGTCCTGGCCAAAGATGTACGCCCCTGTCAGGTCGATCTGACTGGCCAACTTACCATCACGATATACGTCGAAGCGAAGCATATTTGACAATCACAGCCACAGAACTATGGAGTGCGGCGGCAGCAGCCGCCGCTTTCCCTGTTTCTGGGGCAACAGCTACCCAACAACATCCAAAGCGGCGGCTCTGGCCGCCGCACTCCACATGCGTCTGGCCATGCCACCCCTTCCCGTGACTTACTAAGTAATGTACTGGCAGGCAGTGCGTTTTGGAACGATATGTTTGCCCAGACGTGCAAATCGCGGCCGGGTCACTTCAGTGACCCCGGAACGGATGCAACCGACCCCCTACGCCTTATAGACGTCCCTGTCCT from Planctomycetaceae bacterium encodes:
- a CDS encoding polysaccharide deacetylase family protein; this encodes MRIPITMCHGCGGGPRPLDAERFERYFAIARRLGFESISYDDLAAWRFEGAALPGRPIMFDFDHAAVSIRHQIMPVMAAAGYRGNLFVHTEPLEQMHAGPIPAHDERSYMTWDEIGELVAGGWHIGAHTHTHPNLSALAMKDPSGEAIAVELQTNDDLLRRRLGVVPRDFAFTGTSWSSQAYRLVQRRYRFGRLWIIGAMYEADGKAIRYADLVGAPGADEADGGPPAAARYITEQTPPHMLPAMELQELIHDYGAFEAYLTAAL
- a CDS encoding endo-1,4-beta-xylanase; its protein translation is MASQIDLTGAYIFGQDNIPVRADLAASNGQISCMKHAPGACGLALLWHAGSSGTFMLPTTRLPERGEPYNLNVEIARGQIMRLAQKREDWGLFDYVGAESLNKEFDEVRRKFARSLKPADPAEAAALADQALEQTVTLGEKAALFHADIFLTRRRAPAAAKATFGCEIDLAQTADNYRTRVREMCDFVSIPLPWKQIEPKERQYDYTAADNWIKWGVQHKKPIHSGPLLSFDPATVPEWLYIWENDFDSLRELVFEHASRIVQRYSKQVQVWNVVSGIHAHNAFNLNFEQLMELTRMTCLLVKKMAPRSQVMIELVLPWGEYYARNQRTIPPMLYADMAVQSGVKFDSFGLQMFMGVAMDGFCVRDFMQISALLDEFISLSKPVHVTACGVPSDITADPADAWEGKESIVRAGQWHAPWSQRLQAEWLQAFFRVSLSKPFVESLCWRDLSDTTPHYIPHGGLCHDPAEPKLACRELRNFRNNFLAGQRGPAPAAPAPSDEHP
- a CDS encoding CPBP family glutamic-type intramembrane protease, which encodes MTASDKNIRPDELGYFAQSRQAWNILMFITLPLLGFHMVAAWHPSGLVVPYYFNFVFQHLGASAVHLSSLLIVSTLLVAHWRTRAPWRLEPAVLIGMAVESILWTLPLVALSFLLGFMAAQTSQAATSAATALHLVTQAVGAGIYEEFFFRLVLISVALAIFVDLFEMPQRPVLMVAVTVSAIVFALCHWGGLATPEGFAWQRFFFLLLAGLLWGTIYVHRGLGIAIGSHIVWDLYAMAF
- the wrbA gene encoding NAD(P)H:quinone oxidoreductase; amino-acid sequence: MKIQIIFYSMYGHIYKMAEAVASGAREVDGAEVSLFQVPELVPEEALEKSGAKQAREAFSHIPIAEVDRLPEADALIFGTPTRFGNMCAQMRNFLDRTTRLWLNGSLVGKIGSVFASTATQHGGQETTITSFHTTLLHLGMIIVGVPYGETHLLNMKEITGGTPYGATTLADVDGSRQPSENELTIAKYQGRHVAQIAGKLAGK
- a CDS encoding helix-hairpin-helix domain-containing protein, which translates into the protein MNTPDHRRRFDLLWTARETSTILILCVLAAAAMIVSSALSQFDWIQSLPPPNEQAQARIREKIDPNTASVGSLRRLHGIGPAYAQAIVDYRSGGKTFRTRADLEHVRGLGPTRVARIISELALPGEPAAGSQEPPTDESD